Proteins from a genomic interval of Rosa chinensis cultivar Old Blush chromosome 2, RchiOBHm-V2, whole genome shotgun sequence:
- the LOC112188346 gene encoding nucleolar protein 6 — translation METDNSADLKLEELLKEVQLEYSPALTKFVDDAVSSIKAAIDTIPKDLKVTADLAPGFVRDIGADKVEFDFKKPKSVKIGGSYAIECLVKPEFNVDLFVQLPKECFHEKDYLNYRYHAKRCLYLCVIKKYLMSSSLVGKVEWSTFQNEVRKPVLIVYPVTKLVALPGFFVRIIPAAPSLFSIPKLNLQRNNVRAVSTGGIPQSTPKYNSSILEDMFIEDTEKLVKQTFLGSKELREGLVLLKVWARRRIPIYAYDCLNGFLISVILAYLVDRNHINKSMKAMQIFRVTMKFIATSDLWKHGLYFTPKGQKAISKEERLPFKESFPTVICTPSRSFNLAFRVTRVGFLELQNESAMTLACIEKCRDSGFEEVFMTRIDYPVKYDHVLRLNLKGKSSVYGLGFCLDDECWRVYEQKVHNVLSHGLSDRVKTVRVTWKSMLSESILQNGLSSLNTEPLLIGISVSSLDKVLRIVDIGPDADNKDEALKFRQFWGDKAELRRFKDGKIAESTVWETEQWKRHIIMKEISEHVLLRHLSLSKENIMHIVDQLDFSLQYGAEDPISSSGSLFGAFEILSKRLRLIEDIPLKVSTVQALDSAFRYSSVFPPEPHPLANEKGSFVRLKLNQLPPSCIRPLEVMIQLEGSGNWPMDDIAIEKTKSAFLLQIGESLQNSWGMTCTATEDDVDVFVSGYAFRLKIWHERGLTLLRRETGNEHVKKVSNVDKELYFRSQHSSMINGFQTCFPAYGPVVRLAKRWAASHLFSACLVEEAIELLVAYIFLKPLPFNAPCSRVTGFLRFLRLLSDYDWTFSALVVDINNDLTSNDEKEIRENFMLSRKGYEENPQNVNSAMFLATSYDKASEAWTKFSPNSMELKRLMAYAGSSANLLTKLILEDHSDSYRWECLFRTPLNNYDAVILLHREKLPYPQRLLFPSELHQGVHVARGNASKGFHPFLLPGDFKGSSEELRNKVLVNFDPLRCFVGDLEKEYSNTFKLWYDSLGGDAVGITWRGCISKKRGREEADEEVKDPIDLLKDVGKVGTGFVRGIYLLKAPRRS, via the exons GTTACGGCTGATTTAGCTCCGGGATTCGTCAGAGATATTGGTGCAGACAAAGTTGAATTTGATTTCAAGAAGCCGAAATCTGTCAAAATTGGCGGCAGTTATGCTATAGAGTGCCTTGTAAAGCCTGAGTTCAATGTGGATCTTTTCGTTCAGTTGCCCAAG GAATGTTTCCATGAGAAAGACTATTTGAATTACCGGTACCATGCTAAAAGGTGCCTGTACCTTTGTGTGATTAAAAAGTACTTGATGTCGTCTTCGTTAGTTGGTAAGGTTGAATGGTCCACTTTCCAGAACGAAGTCCGGAAACCTGTGTTGATTGTGTATCCAG TCACGAAATTAGTTGCACTCCCTGGGTTCTTTGTGAGAATAATTCCCGCAGCACCATCTCTTTTTAGCATTCCAAAATTGAACCTGCAGCGGAATAATGTTCGTGCTGTGAGTACAG GGGGCATTCCTCAGTCTACTCCCAAGTACAATAGTAGTATTTTGGAAGACATGTTTATAGAAGATACAGAAAAACTTGTCAAGCAAACTTTTCTTGGGTCAAAGGAATTACGAGAAGGTTTAGTTTTGCTGAAG GTCTGGGCTCGCCGCAGGATACCAATATATGCTTATGATTGCCTGAATGGTTTTTTAATCTCTGTCATATTGGCATATCTTGTGGATAGGAACCATATCAATAAATCAATGAAGGCAATGCAAATATTTCGTGTTACAATGAAATTCAttg CTACTTCAGATTTGTGGAAACATGGGCTCTACTTTACACCAAAAGGCCAAAAAGCTATTTCAAAAGAG GAGAGGTTGCCTTTTAAAGAATCATTTCCAACTGTTATATGTACTCCATCTAGAAGCTTTAATTTAGCCTTCCGGGTAACAAGGGTTGGATTTCTCGAG CTGCAAAATGAATCTGCAATGACACTGGCATGCATAGAGAAATGCAGAGACAGTGGATTTGAGGAAGTATTTATGACCAGGATTGACTATCCTGTAAAATATGACCATGTCTTAag GTTGAACTTAAAGGGGAAGAGTTCAGTTTATGGATTGGGATTTTGCTTGGATGATGAATGTTGGAGAGTGTATGAGCAGAAGGTTCATAATGTTTTAAGTCATGGGTTAAGTGACCGAGTGAAGACTGTACGTGTGACCTGGAAAAGCATGTTATCAGAATCCATTCTACAGAAT GGATTGTCGTCACTCAATACAGAGCCACTGCTAATTGGAATTTCAGTGAGCTCTTTAGATAAAGTTTTAAGAATTGTTGATATTGGTCCTGATGCTGATAATAAGGATGAG GCTCTCAAATTCCGTCAGTTCTGGGGGGATAAGGCTGAGCTTAGGAGATTCAAAGATGGCAAGATAGCAGAAAGCACAG TTTGGGAGACTGAGCAATGGAAAAGACATATCATCATGAAAGAGATATCTGAGCATGTGCTTCTGCGACATCTTTCACTATCAAAAGAGAATATCATGCATATCGTGGATCAACTTGATTTCTCTTTACAATATGGTGCCGAAG ATCCTATATCTTCTTCTGGGAGTTTGTTTGGGGCATTTGAAATTCTATCGAAGCGATTGCGCCTTATTGAAGACATTCCTCTAAAGGTTTCTACAGTGCAGGCCCTAGATTCGG CTTTCAGATATTCATCTGTCTTCCCACCTGAACCTCATCCGCTAGCTAATGAAAAGGGTTCTTTCGTAAGACTAAAACTAAATCAGTTACCTCCTTCCTGCATCCGGCCGCTGGAAGTTATGATCCAG TTGGAAGGTTCTGGAAACTGGCCTATGGATGATATAGCAATTGAGAAAACTAAATCAGCATTCCTTCTTCAAATCGGAGAGAG TCTTCAGAATAGTTGGGGGATGACATGTACAGCCACTGAGGATGATGTGGACGTTTTTGTGTCTGGATATGCCTTTCGTCTTAAAATTTGGCATGAGAGAGGCCTGACTTTGTTGAGACGAGAAA CTGGGAATGAACACGTGAAGAAGGTTTCTAATGTGGACAAGGAACTATACTTTCGCAGTCAACATTCCAGCATGATAAATGGATTCCAGACTTGTTTCCCAGCATATGGGCCAGTTGTTAG GCTTGCAAAACGATGGGCTGCTTCACATCTATTTTCGGCTTGCTTGGTAGAGGAGGCAATTGAGCTATTGGTagcatatatatttttgaagCCTTTACCATTTAATGCTCCATGCTCACGGGTCACTGGATTTTTAAG GTTCCTGAGATTACTATCAGATTATGACTGGACCTTTTCTGCATTAGTTGTTGACATAAATAATGATTTAACATCAAATGATGAGAAAGAGATAAGA GAGAACTTCATGTTAAGTAGAAAAGGTTATGAAGAAAATCCTCAAAATGTAAACTCAGCAATGTTCCTAGCTACATCCTACGACAAGGCATCTGAGGCTTGGACCAAATTTTCACCAAACTCAATG GAGCTAAAAAGGTTGATGGCTTATGCTGGAAGCAGTGCAAACTTGTTGACCAAACTGATATTGGAGGACCATAGTGATTCTTATAGATGGGAG TGCCTTTTTCGAACTCCTTTGAACAATTATGATGCTGTAATTCTTCTCCATAGAGAAAAATTACCTTATCCCCAACGCCTTCTCTTTCCATCAGAATTACATCAAG GGGTTCATGTGGCACGTGGGAATGCGAGCAAGGGTTTCCACCCCTTTCTTTTGCCTGGAGATTTTAAAGGAAGCTCAGAGGAACTAAGAAACAAAGTATTGGTGAACTTCGATCCGCTGAGGTGTTTTGTTGGGGATCTAGAG AAAGAGTACTCAAACACTTTCAAGCTATGGTATGATTCTCTGGGTGGTGATGCTGTTGGTATAACATGGAGAGGATGTATTTCaaag AAACGGGGCCGGGAAGAAGCAGATGAGGAAGTAAAGGATCCAATTGATTTGTTAAAAGATGTTGGTAAAGTTGGAACAGGGTTCGTCAGGGGCATTTATCTTCTAAAAGCCCCAAGGCGGTCGTAA
- the LOC112188347 gene encoding stemmadenine O-acetyltransferase, whose amino-acid sequence MEKIEVSIISRDAIKPSAASSSLHPYKLSITDQFTPTMYFPVIFFYPITDPVFNLPQTLTDLKNTVSQALTLYYPLSGRIKNNLYIDDFEAGIPYVEARVNCHMIDFLRLPKIEWLNEFVPIAPYRKETISELLPLLGIQVNIFDSGIAIGVSFSHKINDGETANCFLKSWVAIFRGYRNKIIHPNLSQAALLLPSRDDLPEKYVAMMERLWFGEKKVVTRRFVFDAKAISALQDEGKSEYVPKPSRVQALTGFLWKHQLAASRALSSGTSTRFSFASQAVNLRSKMNMKTTLDNAIGNIFLWAPALLDLNDTAPESSDLKLCDLVNLLNESIKEFNSDYLETLMGKEGYGGMCDLLDFMEEGSSFEPAPEFYSFSSWTRFFDQVDFGWGRPFWVGVSGRVETNNFTTFVETQCDDGIEAWVTLDGKQMAMLEQDPQFLAFASPNPRISIASSVGID is encoded by the exons ATGGAGAAAATTGAGGTCAGTATTATTTCCAGAGACGCCATTAAACCATCAGCTGCTTCCTCTTCACTACACCCTTACAAGCTTTCCATCACCGATCAGTTCACTCCCACAATGTATTTCCCAGTTATATTCTTCTACCCCATTACTGACCCTGTCTTCAATCTTCCTCAAACCTTAACCGACTTGAAAAACACTGTTTCCCAGGCTCTCACTTTGTACTATCCACTCTCCGGAAGGATAAAAAACAacctatacattgatgatttcgAAGCAGGCATCCCCTACGTTGAGGCCCGAGTGAATTGTCACATGATTGATTTTCTAAGGCTTCCGAAAATCGAGTGGCTAAATGAGTTTGTTCCAATAGCTCCATATCGCAAGGAAACAATATCTGAGCTTCTTCCCTTGCTTGGAATTCAAGTCAACATTTTCGACTCTGGAATAGCAATCGGCGTCTCTTTCTCTCACAAGATCAACGATGGCGAAACGGCAAACTGTTTTCTCAAGTCCTGGGTTGCTATTTTTCGTGGGTATCGTAACAAAATCATACATCCTAATCTCTCTCAAGCTGCATTACTTTTGCCATCGAGGGATGACTTGCCTGAAAAGTATGTAGCTATGATGGAAAGGTTGTGGTTTGGCGAGAAAAAAGTTGTTACAAGGAGATTTGTATTTGATGCGAAAGCCATATCCGCACTTCAAGATGAAGGGAAGAGCGAGTACGTGCCCAAACCATCACGTGTTCAGGCCCTCACTGGTTTTCTCTGGAAACATCAACTCGCTGCTTCTCGGGCATTATCATCAG GTACTTCAACAAGATTTTCCTTCGCATCCCAGGCAGTGAACTTAAGGTCAAAAATGAACATGAAAACGACGTTGGACAATGCCATTGGTAATATCTTTTTGTGGGCTCCGGCACTGCTAGATCTAAATGATACAGCACCAGAGAGCAGTGATCTTAAGTTGTGTGACTTGGTTAACTTACTCAATGAATCTATCAAAGAATTTAACAGTGATTACTTGGAGACTTTGATGGGTAAAGAGGGATATGGAGGCATGTGTGATTTGCTAGATTTCATGGAAGAGGGGAGTTCTTTTGAACCAGCACCAGAGTTTTATTCATTCTCAAGCTGGACTAGATTTTTTGACCAAGTTGATTTTGGATGGGGGAGGCCATTTTGGGTTGGAGTCTCGGGGAGAGTTGAGACTAATAATTTCACAACATTCGTTGAAACACAATGCGATGATGGAATTGAAGCGTGGGTGACTCTAGATGGAAAACAAATGGCTATGCTAGAACAAGATCCACAGTTTTTAGCATTTGCATCTCCAAACCCGCGAATTTCAATAGCCTCTTCAGTTGGTATTGATTAA